One stretch of Pararhizobium qamdonense DNA includes these proteins:
- a CDS encoding helix-turn-helix domain-containing protein, with amino-acid sequence MRLSTETALAMLRRPSDNDTLGGRIWRARDAMNLSVKDLANQLGVRGDTISAWERDRSEPRTNRLFMLAGVLGVTPAWLIAGIGEAPKDELSNTVSGQLRDQLAQVKKLHEQTGKAISALEMEINRVLQDM; translated from the coding sequence ATGCGTCTATCGACGGAAACCGCCCTGGCAATGTTGCGCAGGCCAAGCGACAACGACACGTTGGGGGGCCGCATCTGGCGGGCGCGCGATGCGATGAACCTCTCGGTCAAGGACCTTGCCAACCAGCTCGGCGTTCGCGGCGATACGATTTCGGCCTGGGAGCGCGACCGCTCCGAACCGCGCACCAACCGGCTGTTCATGCTGGCCGGCGTGCTGGGGGTCACACCGGCCTGGCTGATCGCCGGGATCGGCGAAGCGCCGAAGGACGAACTGTCCAATACCGTCTCCGGACAGTTGCGCGATCAGCTGGCGCAAGTGAAGAAACTGCACGAGCAGACGGGAAAGGCGATCTCCGCTCTTGAGATGGAGATCAACCGCGTCCTACAGGACATGTAG
- a CDS encoding S-(hydroxymethyl)glutathione dehydrogenase/class III alcohol dehydrogenase: MDVRAAVAVQAGKPLEIMTVQLDGPRAGEVLVEVKATGICHTDEFTLSGADPEGLFPAILGHEGAGIVVDVGPGVTSLKKGDHVIPLYTPECRECYSCLSRKTNLCTSIRSTQGQGLMPDGTSRFSIGKDKIFHYMGCSTFANFTVLPEIALAKVNPDAPFDKICYIGCGVTTGIGAVINTAKVEVGSTAIVFGLGGIGLNVLQGLRLAGADMIIGVDINNDRKAWGEKFGMTHFVNPKEVGDDIVPYLVNLTKRNGDTIGGADYTFDCTGNTKVMRQALESSHRGWGKSVIIGVAGAGQEISTRPFQLVTGRNWMGTAFGGARGRTDVPKIVEWYMEGKIQIDPMITHTMPLQDINKGFDLMHAGESIRSVVIY; this comes from the coding sequence ATGGACGTACGCGCCGCCGTTGCCGTGCAGGCAGGCAAGCCACTCGAAATCATGACGGTCCAGCTCGACGGCCCGCGCGCCGGCGAAGTGCTGGTCGAGGTCAAGGCGACCGGCATCTGCCATACCGACGAATTCACGCTGTCGGGCGCCGACCCGGAAGGCCTGTTTCCGGCCATTCTTGGCCATGAGGGTGCCGGTATCGTCGTCGATGTCGGCCCGGGCGTCACCTCGCTGAAAAAAGGCGATCACGTCATTCCGCTCTACACGCCGGAATGCCGCGAATGTTATTCCTGCCTGTCGCGCAAGACCAACCTGTGCACCTCGATCCGCTCCACCCAGGGACAGGGCCTGATGCCGGATGGTACCAGCCGTTTTTCGATCGGCAAGGACAAGATCTTCCACTATATGGGCTGCTCGACCTTCGCCAATTTCACCGTTCTGCCAGAGATCGCGCTCGCCAAGGTCAACCCGGACGCGCCGTTCGACAAGATCTGCTATATCGGCTGCGGCGTGACCACCGGCATCGGCGCCGTCATCAACACGGCCAAGGTCGAGGTCGGCTCGACGGCGATCGTCTTCGGTCTCGGCGGCATTGGCCTCAACGTTCTGCAGGGCCTGCGCCTTGCCGGTGCCGACATGATCATCGGCGTCGATATCAACAACGACCGCAAGGCCTGGGGCGAGAAATTCGGCATGACGCATTTCGTCAATCCGAAGGAAGTCGGCGACGACATCGTTCCCTATCTCGTCAACCTGACCAAGCGTAATGGCGACACGATCGGCGGCGCCGACTACACGTTCGACTGCACCGGCAATACCAAGGTGATGCGCCAGGCGCTGGAAAGTTCGCATCGCGGCTGGGGCAAGTCGGTCATCATCGGCGTTGCAGGTGCGGGCCAGGAAATCTCCACGCGTCCGTTCCAGCTGGTCACCGGCCGCAACTGGATGGGCACCGCCTTTGGCGGCGCGCGCGGCCGCACCGATGTACCGAAGATCGTCGAATGGTACATGGAAGGCAAGATCCAGATCGACCCGATGATCACCCACACGATGCCGCTTCAGGATATCAACAAGGGTTTTGACCTGATGCATGCGGGCGAAAGCATCCGCAGCGTGGTGATCTACTAA
- a CDS encoding YaiI/YqxD family protein, which yields MPDITQPDILQPASTIYVDADACPVKAEILKVAERHGLPVVLVANSGLRPSRDPMVRNVIVSAGFDAADDWIAERARDGDIVITADVPLAGRCVAAGAQVTGPTGRIFDKANIGMATAMRDLGAHLRETGESKGYNAAFSPRDRSAFLETLDRLCRRVKQR from the coding sequence ATGCCAGATATAACCCAGCCAGACATCCTCCAGCCAGCCAGCACCATCTATGTCGATGCCGACGCCTGCCCGGTCAAGGCGGAGATCCTGAAGGTGGCCGAGCGCCATGGGTTGCCGGTGGTGCTGGTCGCCAATTCCGGCCTCAGGCCCTCGCGTGACCCGATGGTGCGCAATGTCATCGTATCCGCCGGTTTCGACGCCGCCGATGACTGGATCGCCGAGCGGGCACGCGACGGCGACATCGTGATCACCGCCGATGTGCCGCTCGCCGGGCGCTGCGTTGCCGCCGGGGCACAGGTGACGGGACCGACGGGCCGCATTTTCGACAAGGCCAATATCGGCATGGCGACGGCCATGCGGGATCTCGGCGCGCATTTGCGCGAGACCGGCGAAAGCAAGGGCTACAATGCCGCCTTCTCGCCGCGCGACCGCTCGGCCTTTCTCGAAACGCTCGACCGGCTTTGCCGCCGCGTCAAACAACGCTGA
- a CDS encoding DUF1345 domain-containing protein translates to MSMPETKITHRRHTPFYAGGICAAVTFAVCLFAIPALAVNLAAVVFFLVYLVMIGARMHRLTGAYLKHHAARNDEPAIIIFAVTLATAALSLVSLFMALNAGAKETALELVLAFSSVTLGWLTIHTMAAMHYAHSYWSLQAAESDERGLDFPSTQEPGGYDFLYFAFVIGMTAQTSDIAITTTAMRKINLLHAVVSFFFNTVLVAAAVNAAVSLA, encoded by the coding sequence ATGAGCATGCCGGAGACAAAAATCACGCATCGCCGCCACACGCCATTTTACGCCGGCGGCATCTGTGCTGCGGTGACATTTGCGGTCTGCCTGTTTGCGATACCCGCTTTGGCGGTCAATCTGGCTGCGGTGGTCTTCTTCCTCGTCTATCTCGTGATGATCGGCGCCCGTATGCACAGGCTGACCGGCGCCTATTTGAAACATCACGCGGCCCGTAACGACGAACCGGCCATCATCATCTTTGCGGTGACGCTGGCAACGGCGGCGCTCTCGCTCGTCTCGCTGTTCATGGCGCTCAATGCCGGCGCCAAGGAGACGGCGCTGGAACTCGTTCTGGCATTTTCGTCGGTGACGCTGGGCTGGCTGACGATCCATACGATGGCGGCGATGCACTATGCCCACAGTTACTGGAGCCTGCAGGCGGCGGAGAGCGACGAACGCGGCCTGGATTTTCCAAGCACCCAAGAACCCGGAGGCTACGATTTCCTTTATTTCGCCTTCGTCATCGGCATGACGGCGCAGACCTCGGATATCGCCATCACCACGACCGCCATGCGCAAGATCAATCTCCTGCATGCCGTCGTCTCGTTCTTCTTCAACACCGTGCTGGTGGCGGCCGCAGTCAATGCGGCGGTGTCGCTGGCCTAA
- the fghA gene encoding S-formylglutathione hydrolase yields the protein MKVLSQNTAFGGMQGVFSHDSQSCGVEMTFAVFIPPQAITTPCPVAWYLSGLTCTHANVMEKGEYRRMAAELGLIIVCPDTSPRGSDVPDELTNWQMGKGAGFYLDATEAPWAENYQMYTYITEELPAFVAQHFRIDMARQGIFGHSMGGHGAMTIALKNPGRFKSCSAFAPIVEPSTADWSIGAFEKYLGEDKANWRQYDACALVKDGARFPEFLIDQGKADTFLENGLRPWLFEEAIKDTGIGLTLRLHERYDHSYYFISSFMDDHLKWHAERLG from the coding sequence TTGAAAGTCCTTTCGCAAAACACCGCCTTTGGCGGCATGCAGGGCGTCTTTTCGCATGATTCACAATCCTGCGGGGTTGAGATGACCTTTGCGGTCTTCATTCCGCCCCAAGCGATCACCACGCCCTGCCCGGTCGCCTGGTATCTCTCCGGCCTGACCTGCACTCATGCCAATGTCATGGAAAAAGGCGAATACCGCCGGATGGCGGCAGAACTGGGCCTGATCATCGTCTGCCCCGACACCAGCCCGCGCGGCAGCGATGTGCCTGACGAACTGACCAACTGGCAGATGGGCAAGGGCGCTGGCTTCTACCTCGATGCGACGGAAGCGCCCTGGGCCGAAAACTACCAGATGTACACCTACATCACCGAGGAACTGCCGGCCTTCGTTGCCCAGCACTTCCGCATCGACATGGCCCGCCAGGGCATTTTCGGCCATTCGATGGGCGGCCATGGCGCCATGACCATCGCGCTGAAGAACCCTGGCCGGTTCAAGAGCTGCTCGGCCTTCGCGCCGATCGTCGAGCCATCGACAGCCGACTGGTCGATCGGCGCCTTCGAGAAATATCTTGGCGAGGACAAGGCGAACTGGCGTCAATACGATGCCTGTGCCCTGGTGAAGGATGGGGCGCGCTTCCCGGAATTCCTGATCGATCAGGGCAAGGCCGACACCTTCCTGGAAAATGGCCTGCGGCCATGGCTGTTCGAGGAGGCCATCAAAGACACCGGCATCGGGCTCACTTTGCGCCTGCACGAACGCTACGACCATTCCTACTATTTCATCTCGTCCTTCATGGACGACCACCTGAAATGGCATGCTGAACGTCTAGGTTGA
- a CDS encoding FRG domain-containing protein, with the protein MSENQKERRKRQQDVWQDFLTWTTQHADSRWVYRGHPDVSYKLQPSIGRKSKYRLIDETALLEIFARRATEFLGHQELNRWDLIALAQHHGMPTRLLDWTSNPLVAAYFATTSAPLDRDATVIATRVSSDQIIDTGYHKEPLAISQTGFLLPRSITVRIVSQSGIFSCHHQPDSPWLPSGQISFDIPRDVRSFFQRRLFSFGIDHQRIMGGLDGLCARLSWQYAAGVGLGAVR; encoded by the coding sequence GTGTCTGAAAATCAAAAAGAGCGCCGCAAAAGACAGCAGGACGTCTGGCAAGATTTTCTGACATGGACAACGCAACATGCTGACTCCCGATGGGTGTATCGGGGACATCCGGATGTCAGTTATAAGCTCCAGCCAAGCATTGGCAGGAAAAGCAAATACCGGCTGATAGACGAAACTGCTTTGCTCGAGATATTTGCGCGCCGCGCAACAGAATTTTTAGGGCATCAGGAATTGAACCGCTGGGACTTGATTGCGCTGGCGCAGCATCACGGAATGCCGACACGATTGCTCGACTGGACATCCAACCCTCTGGTTGCCGCCTATTTCGCGACGACCTCTGCGCCGCTTGATCGGGATGCAACTGTTATAGCCACCCGGGTATCATCGGATCAGATCATCGATACCGGCTATCACAAAGAGCCGCTCGCAATTTCGCAGACGGGTTTCCTGCTTCCACGCTCCATTACCGTTCGGATCGTGTCTCAAAGCGGAATATTCAGCTGTCATCATCAGCCGGACAGTCCGTGGCTTCCCAGCGGTCAGATAAGCTTCGATATTCCACGGGATGTGCGCAGCTTCTTTCAAAGACGGCTGTTTTCCTTCGGAATTGACCATCAGCGAATTATGGGAGGCCTGGACGGATTATGTGCTAGATTGAGTTGGCAATATGCGGCTGGCGTAGGATTGGGTGCGGTCAGATAA
- a CDS encoding pPIWI-associating nuclease domain-containing protein, which produces MNSSANRVTPDIFELNRFENPERKAEVIKAVGQYDFASDPNWSELDGLSERTEFDGLEAVPEGTFESGDGKFQVVATVYVKLNYGDGADSLSSSESFPAYVNGHFDQETAKIDSVDVDTSSFFE; this is translated from the coding sequence ATGAACAGTTCGGCAAATAGGGTAACGCCAGATATATTTGAACTCAACAGGTTCGAAAACCCTGAGCGAAAGGCGGAAGTCATAAAGGCTGTCGGCCAGTATGATTTTGCGAGCGATCCCAATTGGAGCGAATTGGACGGCTTGTCAGAACGGACTGAATTTGACGGCTTGGAAGCGGTTCCGGAAGGCACTTTCGAGTCAGGCGACGGGAAATTTCAGGTCGTCGCAACAGTCTACGTGAAGCTCAATTATGGCGACGGCGCCGATTCTCTGTCATCCAGCGAGTCTTTTCCAGCATATGTTAACGGACATTTTGACCAGGAAACTGCGAAAATCGACTCAGTGGATGTCGATACGTCCTCTTTCTTTGAATAG
- a CDS encoding DUF1883 domain-containing protein, protein MTKQKFSFTHYDLKQQRAGVTVEITLSAVANVRLMTPNNFQLYTETLKHQFVGGVARKSPIRLTIPQSSHWHLVVDMEGHHGHCESSIRIVEPAARPRFQSAS, encoded by the coding sequence ATGACAAAACAGAAGTTCAGCTTCACCCACTACGATCTCAAGCAGCAGCGCGCAGGCGTGACCGTCGAGATTACGCTGTCGGCGGTCGCCAATGTCCGGCTGATGACGCCGAACAATTTCCAGCTTTACACCGAAACGCTGAAACACCAGTTCGTCGGCGGCGTGGCGCGCAAATCACCGATCCGGCTCACCATCCCGCAATCCAGTCACTGGCATCTGGTGGTCGATATGGAAGGTCATCACGGCCACTGCGAATCCAGCATCCGCATCGTGGAACCCGCCGCACGGCCAAGGTTTCAGTCGGCCTCTTAA
- the crcB gene encoding fluoride efflux transporter CrcB, whose translation MTHILLVAAGGAVGSVLRYLVGLWTLRSFGPAFPWGTLTVNITGSFLIGVLAEAIARKFGASAEMRVFLITGILGGYTTFSAFSLDAMTLLERGEPVTALIYVASSVLLSAFAVFAGLALMRAMV comes from the coding sequence ATGACACATATCTTGCTCGTTGCCGCCGGTGGCGCCGTTGGTTCGGTTCTGCGTTATCTCGTCGGGCTGTGGACGCTGCGCAGCTTCGGCCCGGCATTTCCGTGGGGCACGCTGACGGTCAACATTACCGGATCCTTTCTGATCGGCGTCCTTGCCGAGGCGATCGCCCGCAAATTCGGCGCGTCCGCGGAGATGCGGGTGTTCCTGATCACCGGCATTCTCGGTGGCTACACGACCTTTTCCGCCTTCTCGCTTGACGCGATGACGCTTCTGGAACGCGGCGAACCGGTCACGGCCTTGATTTATGTGGCTTCCAGCGTGCTTCTTTCGGCTTTCGCGGTGTTTGCCGGGCTGGCCCTTATGCGCGCAATGGTCTAA
- a CDS encoding RluA family pseudouridine synthase — protein sequence MAGIEHKQVQSDEAGMRLDRWFKVHYPGLGFGPLQKLLRSGQVRVDGGRVKSDMRVQPGQVVRIPPMEVAPKTRTGPIAGRDLRHASDHELLSRMLLHEDAKVIVLNKPPGIAVQGGSGINRHIDDMLEAWTSPRGEKPRLVHRLDRDTSGVLVIARTRGAAQKLTAAFRERDTKKTYWALVKGVPRKREDKISTWLVKEQTPDGDRMRIAKHGEDGADHAVSYYRTIETAGQNLTWLEMEPYTGRTHQLRVHAAHIGHPIIGDPKYFGAEFNWAFPGGVQNKLHLHARRIDVPHPDGGRLIVTAPMPQHMVQSWNLIGFDMASAEEADD from the coding sequence ATGGCGGGTATTGAACACAAGCAGGTCCAATCCGACGAGGCGGGCATGCGGCTCGATCGCTGGTTCAAGGTCCATTATCCGGGCCTGGGCTTTGGTCCGCTGCAGAAACTGCTGCGCTCCGGCCAAGTGCGTGTCGATGGCGGCCGGGTCAAATCGGACATGCGCGTCCAGCCTGGTCAGGTCGTGCGCATTCCGCCGATGGAAGTGGCCCCGAAGACACGCACAGGCCCGATCGCCGGCCGCGACCTTCGTCATGCCTCCGACCACGAACTCCTGTCGCGCATGCTCCTGCATGAAGACGCCAAGGTGATCGTTCTCAACAAGCCGCCGGGGATCGCCGTTCAGGGCGGCTCGGGCATCAACCGCCATATCGACGACATGCTGGAAGCCTGGACGAGCCCCAGGGGCGAAAAGCCACGCCTGGTGCACCGGCTCGACCGCGACACATCCGGTGTTCTGGTCATTGCCCGCACCCGCGGTGCCGCCCAGAAGCTGACGGCTGCCTTTCGCGAGCGCGATACCAAGAAAACCTATTGGGCGCTGGTCAAGGGCGTGCCGCGCAAGCGGGAAGACAAGATCTCGACCTGGCTGGTCAAGGAACAGACGCCGGACGGCGACCGCATGCGCATCGCCAAGCATGGCGAGGACGGCGCCGATCATGCGGTTTCCTACTACCGCACCATCGAAACCGCAGGCCAGAACCTGACCTGGCTGGAGATGGAGCCCTATACCGGCCGCACCCACCAGCTGCGCGTCCATGCCGCCCATATCGGCCACCCGATCATCGGCGACCCGAAATATTTCGGCGCCGAGTTCAATTGGGCTTTTCCGGGCGGCGTGCAAAACAAGCTGCATCTGCATGCCCGGCGTATCGACGTGCCGCATCCCGATGGCGGGCGCCTGATCGTGACCGCGCCGATGCCGCAGCATATGGTGCAGAGCTGGAACCTGATCGGCTTCGACATGGCCAGTGCCGAGGAAGCCGACGACTGA
- a CDS encoding HAD-IA family hydrolase: protein MKLALFDCDGTLVDSAGLIHEVMARTFADFGLECVSLDATKSIIGLTLDIAIARLMHQPHVDDRALAMTAHYKKIYGGVREEMNFREPLFDGIAPLLADLMRRDKLLLGAVTGKSRRGLDQICASHGYEKTFFVSRTADDCPSKPHPAMVTECCSEAGIDAKDTVVIGDAIYDMQMAKSAGASAIGVAWGYASVPELIEAGADFIARTPHDILEWMETHHA, encoded by the coding sequence ATGAAACTTGCTCTCTTCGATTGCGACGGAACCCTGGTTGATAGCGCCGGGCTCATCCACGAGGTCATGGCCCGCACCTTTGCGGATTTCGGCCTGGAATGTGTTTCGCTGGATGCCACCAAGAGCATTATCGGCCTGACGCTGGATATCGCCATTGCCCGGCTGATGCACCAGCCGCATGTCGATGATCGCGCCTTGGCGATGACCGCGCATTACAAGAAGATTTATGGCGGCGTGCGCGAGGAGATGAATTTTCGCGAACCGCTGTTTGACGGCATCGCGCCGTTGCTCGCCGACCTGATGCGCCGCGACAAACTGCTTCTGGGTGCCGTTACGGGAAAGTCGCGGCGTGGACTTGATCAGATCTGCGCAAGCCACGGTTATGAAAAGACTTTCTTCGTTTCACGCACGGCTGATGACTGCCCCTCCAAGCCGCATCCGGCCATGGTGACGGAATGCTGTAGCGAGGCCGGTATTGACGCGAAGGATACCGTCGTCATCGGTGATGCGATTTACGATATGCAGATGGCCAAGAGCGCCGGCGCATCCGCCATCGGCGTTGCCTGGGGCTATGCGAGTGTTCCCGAGCTAATCGAGGCCGGCGCCGATTTCATTGCCCGCACCCCGCATGACATTCTGGAATGGATGGAGACACATCATGCCTGA
- a CDS encoding ATP12 family chaperone protein produces MPDIRDDLHGALSDPDPVRRAQIQMHKPLPKRFYKTVSIGPAEDGGHAILLDGRPVRTPAKRHLTVPTPAAASLLAAEWDAQKDEIDPATMPITRLANTAIDGVSKDIRAVFDDILNFAGTDLLCYRAGEPEGLAARQSEQWDPVITWAAEALGARFILIEGIVHQLQPRAAINGVAEALRAYATPLGLACLHTITTLTGSALLAIAFAEKRLSAQEAWALAHIDEDWQIEHWGTDDEAFQRRENRWRDMQAATSTLDALR; encoded by the coding sequence ATGCCTGATATCCGCGACGACTTGCATGGCGCCTTGAGCGACCCGGATCCCGTGCGCCGCGCGCAGATCCAGATGCACAAGCCGCTGCCGAAGCGTTTCTACAAAACCGTCAGCATCGGGCCTGCGGAAGATGGCGGCCATGCCATTCTTCTTGACGGGCGCCCGGTGAGGACGCCGGCCAAACGCCATCTGACGGTGCCGACGCCGGCTGCAGCCAGCCTGCTGGCTGCCGAATGGGATGCTCAGAAGGACGAGATCGACCCGGCGACCATGCCGATCACCCGGCTTGCCAATACGGCGATCGATGGTGTTTCAAAGGATATCCGCGCCGTCTTCGATGACATCCTCAACTTTGCCGGAACCGATCTTCTCTGTTACCGCGCCGGCGAACCCGAAGGTTTGGCCGCCCGCCAGTCCGAACAATGGGACCCGGTGATCACCTGGGCTGCGGAAGCGCTGGGCGCTCGGTTCATCCTGATCGAAGGCATCGTGCATCAGTTGCAGCCGCGTGCCGCCATCAACGGTGTTGCCGAGGCGTTGCGGGCCTATGCCACGCCGCTCGGTCTGGCCTGCCTGCACACGATCACCACGCTGACCGGCTCCGCCCTCCTCGCAATCGCCTTTGCCGAAAAACGGCTTTCGGCGCAGGAAGCCTGGGCACTCGCTCATATCGACGAGGATTGGCAGATCGAGCATTGGGGCACCGATGACGAAGCTTTCCAGCGGCGGGAAAACCGCTGGCGGGACATGCAGGCGGCAACATCGACGCTCGACGCGCTGCGCTGA
- the sugE gene encoding quaternary ammonium compound efflux SMR transporter SugE, whose product MAWIILFLAGILEIGWAIGLKYTEGFTKLVPTLLTGTAMVASIVLLGIAVRTLPLGTAYAVWTGIGTVGTVILGIVLFAEPATAMRLGCIALIITGIAGLKLTA is encoded by the coding sequence ATGGCCTGGATTATCCTTTTCCTCGCAGGCATTCTCGAAATCGGCTGGGCCATCGGCCTGAAATATACCGAAGGCTTCACCAAGCTCGTACCGACGCTTCTGACCGGAACCGCAATGGTCGCCAGCATCGTGCTGCTGGGCATCGCCGTGCGCACCTTGCCGCTCGGCACGGCCTATGCCGTCTGGACCGGCATCGGCACGGTTGGCACCGTCATTCTGGGCATCGTGCTGTTTGCCGAGCCTGCGACCGCGATGCGCCTCGGCTGCATCGCGCTGATCATCACCGGCATTGCCGGGCTGAAACTGACCGCCTGA
- a CDS encoding VOC family protein: MFDHVSIGVKDLDRSLRFYDAVLAPLGYERLSKTDTVLGYGSDRISLWIAKVQSPVPADRNSGLHFCFIAPDSASVDAFHAAGISNGGEDNGLPGLRPEYSQFYYAGFIIDPDGYRLEAFFKIPE, encoded by the coding sequence ATGTTTGACCATGTGTCGATTGGCGTCAAAGATCTCGACCGTTCGCTTCGCTTTTATGACGCCGTGCTGGCACCCCTTGGTTACGAGCGGCTGTCGAAGACGGACACCGTGCTTGGTTATGGATCCGACCGGATCAGCCTGTGGATTGCAAAAGTTCAAAGCCCCGTGCCGGCCGATAGAAACTCCGGCCTGCACTTCTGCTTTATCGCGCCCGATTCTGCCTCAGTCGATGCCTTCCATGCGGCAGGCATTTCCAACGGCGGCGAAGACAACGGGTTGCCGGGACTGCGGCCTGAATATAGCCAGTTCTATTACGCCGGGTTTATCATCGATCCCGACGGCTACCGGCTCGAGGCGTTTTTTAAGATACCGGAATAG
- a CDS encoding replication-associated recombination protein A, with the protein MTRNGHDRLFRVEDVPVTLFDEATHRPLADALRPETLAEVIGQDHLLAENGPIARMLAGGTVGSFILWGPPGVGKTTIARLVATSAKMEFVQLSAVMSGIADLRKVFDTAKNNRTIGRQTILFVDELHRFNRSTQDALLPHVENGTVILIGATTENPSFSLVAALLSRLKVFTLNPFDAASSELLLARVENFVGKRLPLTEDARAALINMADGDGRYLVGLADDVLSLGEEDDLDIGRLSKALQKRMPVYDKAQDGHYNLLSCFHKSLRGSDVDAALYWGARMVDAGEDPTTLFRRLACAASEDVGMADPNAMPQVIAAWTAFERIGWPEGRLFIAQAIVYVATAPKSNASYRSFDAALEMARETGSIPPPKSILNAPTKLMKDLGYHEGYKYDHDYPDAFSGQEFFPEELRSKDTRFYKPQERGFERETLKRLEFWQRLKRERPVKK; encoded by the coding sequence ATGACCCGAAACGGCCACGACCGGCTGTTTCGGGTGGAGGACGTGCCCGTGACATTGTTCGATGAGGCTACCCACCGGCCGCTTGCCGACGCTCTTCGTCCCGAAACCCTGGCGGAGGTGATTGGCCAGGATCATCTTCTCGCGGAAAACGGGCCGATTGCGCGCATGCTGGCGGGGGGCACTGTCGGCTCGTTCATCCTCTGGGGCCCGCCCGGCGTCGGCAAGACGACGATCGCGCGCCTGGTCGCCACATCCGCCAAGATGGAGTTCGTCCAGCTGTCGGCCGTCATGTCCGGCATTGCCGATCTGCGCAAGGTTTTCGACACGGCAAAAAACAACCGCACCATCGGCCGCCAGACCATCCTCTTCGTTGACGAGCTGCATCGCTTCAATCGCAGCACCCAGGATGCCCTTCTGCCGCATGTGGAAAACGGCACGGTCATCCTGATCGGCGCGACGACGGAGAACCCGAGCTTCAGCCTGGTGGCGGCCTTGCTGTCACGGCTGAAGGTGTTCACTCTCAATCCCTTCGATGCCGCCTCTTCCGAGCTGCTGTTGGCGCGGGTGGAGAATTTCGTTGGCAAGCGCCTGCCGCTGACGGAGGACGCGCGCGCCGCGCTGATCAACATGGCCGACGGGGACGGGCGCTATCTCGTCGGTCTGGCCGATGATGTCCTGTCGCTCGGTGAAGAGGATGATCTCGACATTGGACGGCTGTCCAAAGCGCTGCAGAAGCGCATGCCGGTCTATGACAAGGCGCAGGATGGCCACTACAATCTGTTGAGCTGTTTCCACAAAAGCCTGCGGGGCAGCGATGTCGATGCGGCGCTCTATTGGGGCGCACGCATGGTGGATGCGGGGGAGGACCCGACGACGCTGTTCCGGCGGCTTGCCTGCGCCGCCAGCGAGGATGTCGGCATGGCCGATCCCAACGCGATGCCGCAGGTGATTGCCGCCTGGACGGCGTTTGAGCGCATCGGCTGGCCGGAGGGCCGGCTGTTTATCGCGCAGGCCATCGTTTATGTAGCGACGGCGCCGAAATCAAACGCAAGCTACCGCTCCTTCGACGCAGCCCTTGAGATGGCGCGCGAGACCGGTTCCATCCCGCCGCCGAAAAGCATCCTCAATGCACCGACCAAGCTGATGAAGGACCTCGGTTATCACGAGGGTTACAAATACGACCACGATTATCCGGATGCCTTTTCCGGCCAGGAGTTCTTTCCAGAAGAGCTGCGCAGCAAGGACACGCGCTTCTACAAGCCTCAGGAACGCGGTTTCGAGCGCGAGACGCTGAAGCGGCTGGAATTCTGGCAGCGCCTGAAGCGGGAGCGCCCGGTCAAGAAATAG